The Deinococcota bacterium genome window below encodes:
- a CDS encoding TatD family hydrolase, giving the protein MTDTHCHLDFCDDPAAAADPDLAAIITVGTTVARSERSVGFAERLTNVWAAAGIHPNDAGDAAERTAR; this is encoded by the coding sequence ATGACCGACACCCACTGCCACCTCGACTTCTGCGACGACCCCGCGGCAGCGGCCGACCCGGACCTGGCGGCCATCATTACGGTCGGCACCACGGTAGCACGCTCCGAAAGGAGCGTAGGCTTCGCCGAGCGCCTCACGAACGTGTGGGCGGCGGCCGGTATCCATCCCAACGACGCCGGGGACGCGGCGGAGAGGACCGCCCGCG